From Ovis aries strain OAR_USU_Benz2616 breed Rambouillet chromosome 21, ARS-UI_Ramb_v3.0, whole genome shotgun sequence, a single genomic window includes:
- the SLC22A12 gene encoding LOW QUALITY PROTEIN: solute carrier family 22 member 12 (The sequence of the model RefSeq protein was modified relative to this genomic sequence to represent the inferred CDS: inserted 2 bases in 2 codons; substituted 3 bases at 3 genomic stop codons), with product MAFSELLDRVDSWSQFQVLQMGALVVPITWLGPQNVLENFSAAMPSHRCWVPLLDNSTAQASVPGAQDPQALLAISIPLGPNPGPLQCRCFCHPQWQLLDPNTTATNWSEANTELCVDGWVYPRPLLSHQWDLVCDIQALKPMEPSIYLAGNLVGAAVCGQVSDRFGHWRVLTWNHLQVAVAGTVAAFAPTFFMYCLFYFLLAFAVVGTRLNTIILQWMSAQAGVLVLTLNSLGYTFGHVLLAAVAYGXDWTLLQPAVSIPYFLCFVYSWWLAESAXWLLITGRPERGLWELQKVATVNGKRAVGDALTVKVLRSAMQEELSVSQTPGSLVALLCTPGLGLRTCVFTLCRXTPLYFALGFTFYGLILDLQALGSNIFLLQAFTVVTDIPAKVGTLLLRGRLXILVLGGLCILANTLVPHEMEALCSALAVLGLRGVGAAFTCFPIYTAXLFPTVLRMTAGGLCQMATQAAAILGPLVQLLCVCGASLPLLACGVVPALSSLAALLVLPKPHSLPLPDTIQDLQRQLQRGAGPAVNRVLPYCSLPLSLEADRQPLTASPAFHCTPGPLQEQQ from the exons ATGGCTTTTTCTGAACTCTTGGACCGAGTGGACAGCTGGAGCCAGTTCCAGGTTCTCCAGATGGGGGCCCTGGTGGTCCCCATCACGTGGCTTGGCCCTCAGAACGTACTGGAGAACTTCTCAGCCGCCATGCCCAGCCACCGCTGCTGGGTGCCCCTCCTGGACAACAGCACGGCCCAGGCCAGTGTCCCTGGGGCCCAGGACCCCCAGGCTCTCCTGGCTATCTCCATCCCACTGGGCCCCAACCCTGGGCCCCTCCAGTGTCGCTGCTTCTGCCACCCACAGTGGCAGCTCCTGGACCCCAACACCACGGCCACCAACTGGAGTGAGGCCAACACAGAGCTATGCGTGGACGGCTGGGTCT ATCCCCGGCCCCTCCTCTCCCACCAGTGGGACCTGGTGTGTGACATTCAGGCCCTGAAGCCCATGGAGCCGTCCATCTACCTGGCCGGGAACCTGGTGGGAGCAGCTGTGTGCGGCCAAGTATCTGACAG GTTTGGGCACTGGCGGGTGCTGACCTGGAACCACCTTCAGGTGGCCGTGGCAGGCACGGTGGCTGCCTTTGCCCCCACCTTCTTCATGTACTGCCTCTTCTACTTCCTGCTGGCCTTCGCTGTGGTGGGCACCAGGCTGAACACCATCATTCTCC AGTGGATGTCAGCACAAGCCGGCGTCCTGGTGTTGACTCTGAACTCCCTGGGCTACACCTTCGGCCACGTCCTCCTGGCTGCGGTGGCCTACG ACGACTGGACGCTGCTGCAGCCAGCTGTCTCCATTCCCTACTTCCTCTGCTTTGTGTACTCCT ggTGGCTGGCAGAATCGGCATGATGGCTCCTCATTACAGGCAGGCCGGAGCGGGGCCTGTGGGAGCTACAGAAGGTGGCCACCGTCAACGGGAAGAGGGCAGTGGGGGATGCTCTGACCGTCAAG gTCTTGCGCTCAGCCATGCAGGAAGAGCTGAGTGTGAGCCAGACTCCTGGAAGCCTGGTAGCTCTGCTCTGCACTCCTGGCCTGGGCCTCCGGACCTGTGTCTTCACCCTGTGCAGATAGACGCCCCTCTA CTTTGCCCTTGGTTTCACCTTCTACGGCCTGATCCTGGACCTGCAGGCCCTAGGCAGCAACATCTTCCTGCTCCAAGCCTTTACTGTGGTCACGGACATCCCAGCCAAGGTCGGCACCCTGCTGCTGCGGGGCCGCC TGATTCTGGTGCTGGGGGGCCTCTGCATCCTAGCCAACACGCTGGTGCCCCACG AGATGGAGGCCCTGTGCTCAGCCCTTGCCGTGTTGGGGCTCAGGGGAGTGGGGGCTGCCTTCacctgcttccccatctataCCGCCTAGCTCTTCCCCACTGTGCTCAG GATGACCGCAGGGGGCCTGTGCCAGATGGCCACCCAAGCAGCAGCCATCCTGGGGCCTCTGGTCCAGCTGCTGTGCGTCTGTGGCGCCTCCCTGCCCCTGCTGGCATGCGGGGTGGTACCCGCGCTGAGCAGCCTGGCTGCGCTGCTGGTGCTGCCCAAGCCCCACAGCCTGCCGCTGCCCGACACCATCCAAGACCTGCAGAGGCA GCTGCAGAGAGGAGCAGGGCCTGCAGTCAACCGCGTGCTTCCTTACTGCTCACTGCCCCTGAGCTTGGAGGCTGACCGCCAGCCCCTCACGGCCTCCCCAGCTTTTCACTGCACCCCAGGGCCTCTGCAAGAGCAACAGTGA